A portion of the Ferrovum sp. JA12 genome contains these proteins:
- the gspE gene encoding type II secretion system ATPase GspE: MSDEFSAMAARLLPYNFAKQHQVLVVSQAQGSLELWVNEKTSLDAITEIQRYFNEINITYQTEEVWQKAITEAYSTYAGSEAAQVVGEAEEEVDLSRLMQDIPAVEDILESRDDAPIIRMINALLSQASRQGASDIHIEPGEVSSVVRFRIDGTLRDVVRPKKALHGALVSRIKIMAQLDIAEKRLPQDGRIALRVAGKSVDIRVSTIPTGFGERVVLRLLDKEGGKLNLVHLGMAPDTLQQFDRLIQRPHGIVLVTGPTGSGKTTTLYAALSRLDHHSTNIMTVEDPIEYNIDGIGQTQVNAKIDMSFAKALRAILRQDPDVIMIGEIRDAETAQIAVQASLTGHLVLATLHTNDAVSAITRLIDMGVEPFLLSSSLIGVLGQRLVRKACTVCHGDIDRSNQCDHCGRTGYQGRTGIYELLLLDDEMRRLVHQQVSEDEVKQYALKQGLRTLKADGQRLITSGMTTEEELLRVTGSD; the protein is encoded by the coding sequence ATGAGTGATGAGTTCTCAGCGATGGCTGCCAGGCTATTACCCTATAATTTTGCTAAACAGCATCAAGTATTAGTGGTAAGTCAAGCCCAAGGGAGTCTTGAGTTATGGGTCAATGAAAAAACCTCCTTGGATGCCATCACTGAAATCCAGCGCTATTTTAATGAGATTAATATCACTTATCAGACCGAAGAGGTATGGCAAAAGGCTATTACAGAAGCTTATAGCACTTATGCCGGTAGTGAGGCTGCTCAAGTGGTGGGGGAAGCGGAAGAGGAGGTGGATTTGTCGCGACTCATGCAAGATATTCCGGCGGTGGAGGATATTCTTGAGTCCCGTGACGATGCGCCGATTATCCGTATGATCAATGCTTTATTGTCTCAGGCTTCAAGACAGGGCGCCTCTGATATTCATATTGAACCCGGTGAGGTCTCTTCAGTGGTTCGTTTTCGTATTGATGGCACACTGCGCGATGTGGTTCGTCCTAAGAAGGCGTTACATGGAGCACTGGTATCACGTATCAAAATTATGGCACAGCTTGATATTGCTGAAAAACGCTTGCCTCAAGATGGTCGTATTGCCCTGAGAGTCGCGGGGAAATCTGTGGATATTCGCGTATCAACCATTCCAACTGGTTTTGGTGAACGAGTGGTACTCAGGCTATTGGACAAAGAAGGGGGCAAACTTAATTTAGTGCATCTTGGTATGGCTCCAGATACCTTACAACAATTTGACCGGTTAATTCAACGCCCCCATGGCATTGTTTTGGTAACTGGCCCCACAGGAAGTGGGAAAACAACCACTTTATATGCTGCCTTAAGTCGCCTTGATCACCACAGTACCAACATCATGACCGTGGAAGATCCGATTGAATATAACATTGATGGTATTGGGCAAACACAAGTTAATGCTAAAATTGATATGTCCTTTGCCAAGGCTCTACGGGCTATCTTGCGGCAAGATCCTGATGTCATCATGATTGGTGAAATTCGTGATGCTGAAACAGCACAAATTGCAGTGCAGGCAAGCTTAACAGGGCATTTAGTGTTAGCCACACTACACACCAACGATGCAGTGAGCGCCATTACTCGCTTAATTGATATGGGGGTTGAACCCTTTCTCCTATCTAGTTCTTTAATCGGGGTGTTAGGCCAACGTTTAGTCAGAAAAGCTTGCACGGTATGTCATGGTGATATAGATCGCTCAAATCAATGTGATCACTGTGGCCGTACAGGTTATCAAGGTAGAACAGGAATTTATGAATTACTGTTACTAGATGATGAGATGCGTCGTTTAGTGCATCAGCAAGTGAGTGAAGATGAGGTGAAACAATACGCCCTCAAACAGGGGCTCAGAACCTTGAAAGCTGATGGACAACGTTTAATTACTTCTGGTATGACCACTGAGGAAGAACTGTTGCGCGTGACGGGTAGTGATTAA
- a CDS encoding DEAD/DEAH box helicase: MSDKQTEITFNDLPLDENIVRAVHEAGYTVPTPVQAQSIPVLLNGQDLLVTSRTGSGKTAAFMLPALHKLTTSPGAGRGPRLLVLSPTRELANQITEAAKKYGKYLKQVRIVSILGGTSYQVQNRMLSKPYEILVATPGRLIDQMNQGRIDLSKVEMLVLDEADRMLDMGFIDDVERIASAIPEGRQTLLFSATMDREILRLANQLLKDPVRIEATELHASHENIEQRLHYVDDLAHKNRLLAHLLTDTAVNQAIVFTATKRDADLVASDLAGMGHQAAALHGDMNQGARNRTLDGLRRGRFRVLVATDVAARGIDVPGISHVINYDLPKMAEDYVHRIGRTGRAGNKGTAISLAGSRDLMHLKKIERFTGQSINVHSVPGYEPKRPIKASKPSSQGGQRHGRGAPGNGGGRTFSANRSDFQQRNSNPQKKRFEGGQPTFLQDERPRFDGERPRFDGERPRFDSARPRADGLRVRTDAPRSRPDGARGRTDAPRHRSDVIAPRTRTEGATVRADGTRTLGEVGRRKKSAFGEQTPLHTQSRFFPDGPSRSHDTFTKRARPQNPSQGRKRWGDS; this comes from the coding sequence GTGAGCGACAAACAAACTGAAATAACTTTTAATGATTTACCCTTGGACGAGAATATTGTTCGTGCCGTGCACGAGGCAGGGTATACCGTACCCACTCCTGTTCAGGCTCAATCTATCCCTGTATTGTTAAATGGCCAGGATTTATTGGTCACCTCCCGAACCGGTTCTGGTAAGACAGCTGCCTTTATGTTGCCGGCACTTCATAAATTGACTACCTCGCCTGGCGCAGGACGTGGTCCACGACTACTCGTGTTATCACCCACACGAGAACTGGCAAATCAAATTACTGAGGCCGCTAAAAAGTACGGTAAATACTTGAAACAAGTGCGTATTGTATCTATTTTAGGTGGGACTTCCTATCAAGTGCAAAACCGTATGTTGTCTAAGCCCTATGAGATCTTAGTGGCTACCCCAGGACGACTTATTGATCAGATGAATCAGGGACGTATTGATTTATCAAAAGTCGAAATGCTGGTACTTGATGAAGCGGACCGCATGCTAGATATGGGTTTTATTGATGATGTAGAGAGAATTGCCAGTGCTATTCCTGAGGGTCGTCAGACATTATTGTTCTCTGCCACCATGGACCGTGAGATTCTACGTTTGGCCAATCAGTTGCTAAAGGACCCTGTGCGCATTGAAGCCACTGAGTTACATGCATCTCATGAGAATATTGAGCAGCGTTTACATTATGTGGATGATCTGGCGCATAAAAATCGTCTGCTCGCACATTTACTGACCGATACGGCTGTCAATCAAGCTATCGTGTTCACTGCCACCAAGCGTGACGCTGATCTTGTGGCCAGTGATTTGGCGGGTATGGGTCATCAAGCGGCTGCTTTACATGGTGATATGAATCAAGGTGCCCGTAACCGTACCTTAGATGGCTTAAGACGAGGCCGTTTCCGTGTATTGGTTGCCACTGATGTCGCCGCAAGGGGTATTGATGTACCAGGCATTTCACATGTGATTAATTATGATTTACCTAAAATGGCTGAGGATTATGTACACCGAATTGGTAGAACCGGTCGTGCAGGAAATAAAGGCACAGCCATTTCCCTTGCTGGCAGTCGTGATTTAATGCATCTTAAAAAAATCGAACGTTTTACGGGACAATCCATTAATGTACACAGCGTTCCAGGCTATGAGCCAAAACGTCCAATTAAAGCATCAAAACCCAGTTCCCAAGGTGGTCAACGTCATGGTCGAGGAGCACCAGGTAATGGCGGTGGACGCACTTTCAGTGCGAACAGAAGCGATTTCCAGCAACGCAACAGCAATCCACAAAAAAAACGTTTCGAGGGCGGACAGCCTACCTTCTTGCAAGATGAGCGCCCACGTTTTGATGGCGAACGCCCACGCTTTGATGGCGAACGTCCCCGTTTTGATAGCGCTCGCCCCCGTGCTGATGGCTTACGTGTTCGCACGGATGCTCCTCGCAGTAGACCAGATGGGGCAAGGGGTAGAACCGATGCCCCTCGTCATCGCAGTGATGTGATTGCGCCACGTACACGCACTGAGGGTGCTACGGTGAGAGCCGATGGGACGCGTACCTTGGGTGAGGTGGGAAGACGAAAAAAATCAGCCTTTGGTGAGCAAACACCATTGCATACTCAATCACGTTTTTTCCCTGATGGCCCATCTAGGTCCCATGACACGTTCACTAAACGTGCCCGTCCCCAGAACCCAAGTCAAGGACGTAAGCGTTGGGGTGATTCCTAA
- a CDS encoding ArnT family glycosyltransferase, protein MTINTPRVIALRGVFLLLILIVTWFAMTRLPLFDEDEGEYAEVAVEMAKSHDYITPTLNGTPFYEKPILAFWLEAPLVEVFGTQPWVFRLPSELACLIWLWLIMTFAKEYLNTDTGRLAQLFCASSLGVVVSAQAAAMDGVLSAVIAAGLFDIYRYFKTAGQSYVIRVYLWMALGFLAKGPIAVAIPLIASAVFFAMEKKWALWFRAIFYVPAWIVFLLITLPWYVMQYHLMGQAFIDYFLLRENLGRLVGGLQGHTGHWWYYLPVLLFIALPHTALLFHGVWQGFVNRKKDPVLRFLLIWFATVFVVFSIAQTKLPHYLLIGLTPLFLLMGLYHGSLKARWWWIVLGIEWIVMAILPNRLAIMHSEGHSVYVSALLSRITEVIAQGYYSHLLLMVITTLLLAGLLRYQLKVTMAETTRLSVMFGSHLLLLYLLLPAVANLQEQPVIDLARYAKKLNEGVVADNRMPSFAVLLGQPTQNRHAKPGELVFLRVDQLMDYPHHQILQQEGGLVLLRVDR, encoded by the coding sequence TTGACAATAAACACCCCTCGAGTGATAGCTTTGCGGGGTGTTTTTTTATTATTGATTCTCATCGTTACTTGGTTTGCCATGACTCGTTTGCCCTTGTTTGACGAGGATGAGGGGGAATATGCGGAGGTTGCCGTTGAAATGGCCAAGAGTCATGACTATATTACTCCCACTCTGAATGGCACACCTTTTTATGAAAAGCCTATATTGGCTTTTTGGTTAGAAGCTCCTTTGGTTGAAGTGTTCGGAACTCAACCTTGGGTCTTTCGATTACCCTCTGAACTAGCCTGCTTAATATGGTTATGGCTGATCATGACTTTTGCGAAAGAGTATCTTAATACGGACACAGGGCGTCTTGCCCAATTGTTTTGTGCTTCTTCCTTAGGTGTGGTTGTGTCGGCTCAGGCGGCGGCCATGGATGGGGTGTTGAGCGCTGTCATTGCGGCGGGATTATTTGATATTTATCGATACTTTAAGACAGCCGGACAGTCATATGTCATTCGCGTATATCTGTGGATGGCCCTGGGCTTTTTGGCCAAGGGACCCATTGCTGTTGCCATTCCTTTAATAGCTAGTGCTGTTTTCTTTGCCATGGAAAAAAAATGGGCTCTATGGTTTAGGGCTATTTTCTATGTGCCCGCTTGGATTGTTTTTTTACTGATTACGCTACCCTGGTATGTGATGCAGTACCATTTAATGGGACAAGCCTTTATTGATTATTTTCTGTTACGTGAAAATCTAGGGCGACTGGTGGGCGGTCTTCAAGGGCATACGGGACATTGGTGGTATTATCTTCCTGTCTTACTCTTTATTGCGCTACCTCATACCGCGCTGTTATTTCATGGTGTCTGGCAGGGATTCGTCAACAGAAAGAAAGATCCGGTATTGCGTTTTTTACTCATCTGGTTTGCGACAGTGTTTGTGGTATTTAGTATTGCGCAAACTAAATTACCCCATTATTTGCTCATTGGTTTAACGCCTCTTTTCTTGCTCATGGGGCTCTATCATGGTTCCTTGAAAGCTCGATGGTGGTGGATAGTACTAGGTATTGAGTGGATAGTAATGGCCATACTCCCCAATAGGTTAGCCATTATGCACAGCGAGGGACACTCTGTTTATGTGAGTGCCCTGTTATCCAGAATCACAGAAGTGATAGCGCAGGGCTATTACTCTCATTTATTGTTGATGGTGATCACTACTCTTTTGCTGGCTGGTTTATTGCGTTATCAACTGAAGGTAACAATGGCAGAGACAACCCGTTTGTCGGTGATGTTCGGCAGTCACCTACTTTTGCTATACTTACTCCTGCCTGCTGTGGCAAACCTTCAAGAGCAGCCCGTTATTGATCTGGCACGTTACGCTAAGAAGTTAAACGAGGGGGTGGTGGCAGATAACCGAATGCCAAGCTTTGCCGTGCTATTAGGACAGCCAACACAAAATCGTCATGCAAAACCTGGTGAACTGGTATTTTTACGCGTGGATCAGTTAATGGACTATCCGCACCATCAGATACTGCAACAAGAAGGCGGATTAGTTTTATTAAGAGTCGATCGATAA
- a CDS encoding ArnT family glycosyltransferase, protein MLSVSKNQPSYFWILGTLILLSLLPPLWFYIVGEEGVYTIGAMEMWQRQDYLHQTTFGEFYNRPPMIVWAIGLMAQITGFKYIVVAARLVSLFATLGMAALTAVLARTVINDKIFIVLSALITLTLGDLYFYRGWLAYADPLMGFFTMAAVTVMYFAIRKNSWALMILSALSIGAAFLTKSLTPFAIWYSAFIVFSWNTQDKRLHFSPLTSLGLPLPVLMAYFWFSFVSVHHNMGHSMLSDILQKVLATESMLQYLKKILVFPFSTALNLSPWVPLALIVLFRQRQTIHPLVRQLLLLVLINLIPYWLAPQSHIRYLIGLYPLIGLICAYLLWQSSPVIILWVKRLLLTVVILKWLFGLFLYPYYQEHIRGLNYVQVAQNLLSTAHGLPIYNHDGRSVALNIVNELDRKMYPHHFIELPKEDWQNAFLLSMDPVKQASLYQTLTITGDKIFVYCRGTACQRLSHLKQNY, encoded by the coding sequence TTGCTGTCTGTTAGCAAAAACCAACCCTCCTACTTTTGGATCCTTGGCACGCTCATATTACTCAGTCTTCTGCCTCCTTTATGGTTTTATATCGTTGGCGAGGAAGGGGTGTACACGATTGGCGCCATGGAAATGTGGCAACGCCAAGACTATCTGCATCAAACCACCTTTGGAGAGTTCTATAATCGCCCTCCTATGATTGTCTGGGCCATAGGATTGATGGCTCAGATAACAGGTTTCAAATATATTGTTGTGGCAGCCCGCCTAGTTAGCCTTTTTGCAACACTGGGTATGGCAGCCCTCACCGCAGTTCTTGCGCGGACAGTGATTAACGATAAAATATTTATTGTGTTGTCAGCCCTTATTACTCTCACACTCGGGGATTTGTATTTTTATCGAGGCTGGCTTGCCTACGCAGACCCATTAATGGGTTTCTTTACCATGGCCGCCGTAACAGTCATGTACTTTGCGATAAGAAAGAATAGCTGGGCCCTCATGATCTTGAGTGCGCTATCAATAGGTGCTGCTTTTTTAACAAAATCTCTAACACCCTTTGCCATCTGGTATTCAGCATTCATTGTTTTCTCGTGGAATACCCAAGATAAACGTCTTCATTTCTCTCCTCTCACTTCGCTGGGCCTTCCCTTGCCTGTGTTAATGGCGTATTTTTGGTTTAGTTTTGTTAGTGTTCATCACAACATGGGGCATTCTATGCTCAGCGATATACTTCAAAAAGTATTGGCCACAGAATCTATGTTGCAGTATCTCAAGAAAATCCTTGTTTTCCCCTTTAGCACGGCTCTTAATCTCTCGCCATGGGTCCCTTTGGCTCTGATTGTGTTATTCAGACAACGACAAACAATTCATCCGCTTGTTCGGCAGTTATTACTATTGGTATTGATTAACCTCATCCCCTACTGGCTCGCACCTCAAAGTCATATACGTTATTTAATTGGACTTTATCCCCTGATCGGCCTCATCTGTGCCTACCTGTTATGGCAATCCAGTCCTGTCATCATTTTATGGGTAAAGCGCCTGTTACTGACAGTGGTAATATTAAAATGGCTGTTTGGACTCTTCTTGTATCCCTATTATCAGGAACATATTAGGGGATTAAACTATGTGCAAGTAGCACAGAATCTATTAAGCACTGCCCATGGTTTACCCATTTACAATCATGATGGACGCTCTGTGGCTCTTAATATTGTGAATGAACTTGATAGAAAAATGTATCCTCATCATTTCATTGAGTTACCTAAAGAAGATTGGCAAAACGCTTTTTTACTGAGCATGGATCCTGTAAAACAGGCGAGTTTATATCAAACTTTAACTATTACGGGTGATAAGATTTTTGTATATTGTCGTGGGACAGCCTGTCAAAGGCTCTCCCACTTAAAACAAAATTACTGA
- a CDS encoding isocitrate/isopropylmalate dehydrogenase family protein has protein sequence MNTKNTLIPVTLIPGDGIGPEIVESVVLILDAMGAPFEWDRQTAGMAAVDKHLDPLPEPTLNSIRRTGLALKGPLTTPVGGGFRSINVRLREEFKLYANVRPASTLMPGGRYDNVDIVLIRENLEGLYVGFDHYIPIDNDPHGAAISSGVNTRAGSRRIARYAFDYAVKNNRKKITIVHKANILKALTGIFLETALEIAKDYDNKIQVEEKIVDACAMQLVMNPSQFDVILTTNLFGDILSDEIAGLVGGLGLAPGANIGEHAAIFEAVHGSAPDIAGQGIANPMALLSAAAMMCDHVQRSDLGQRIRQAIHDVLVVDHIRSKDLGGNANTKEITAALLSRLQGKH, from the coding sequence ATGAATACCAAGAACACACTGATACCTGTCACTCTCATCCCAGGGGATGGCATTGGTCCTGAGATCGTAGAATCCGTTGTCTTGATTCTAGATGCCATGGGTGCCCCTTTTGAATGGGATAGACAAACTGCTGGGATGGCTGCAGTGGATAAACACTTAGACCCGCTTCCTGAGCCAACACTAAACAGTATCAGACGAACAGGTTTAGCACTGAAGGGCCCTTTGACTACCCCCGTCGGTGGAGGGTTTCGTTCAATTAATGTGCGCTTACGAGAAGAGTTTAAACTCTATGCTAATGTGCGTCCAGCCAGCACATTAATGCCAGGCGGACGCTATGATAACGTCGACATCGTTCTCATTCGCGAGAATCTCGAAGGATTATATGTGGGCTTTGACCACTACATTCCTATTGATAATGATCCCCATGGTGCTGCCATCTCCTCGGGAGTAAACACCCGCGCGGGAAGTCGAAGAATTGCGCGCTATGCCTTTGATTATGCCGTTAAAAATAATCGTAAAAAAATCACGATAGTACATAAAGCCAATATTTTAAAAGCACTCACTGGTATTTTTTTAGAAACGGCTCTTGAGATTGCCAAAGATTACGATAATAAAATTCAAGTGGAAGAGAAAATTGTAGACGCCTGTGCCATGCAACTCGTCATGAATCCCTCTCAATTTGACGTGATCCTCACCACCAATTTATTTGGCGATATCCTGTCAGATGAAATAGCCGGTTTAGTGGGTGGCCTGGGGCTTGCACCAGGCGCTAATATTGGAGAACATGCCGCCATCTTTGAGGCAGTGCACGGCTCTGCACCGGATATTGCCGGCCAAGGTATTGCTAACCCAATGGCTTTGTTATCAGCCGCGGCTATGATGTGTGACCATGTTCAACGTAGCGATCTTGGCCAAAGAATTAGACAAGCCATACACGATGTGCTGGTGGTGGATCATATTCGCAGCAAGGACTTAGGAGGCAATGCAAATACTAAAGAGATTACCGCAGCGCTACTAAGCCGCTTACAGGGAAAGCATTAA
- a CDS encoding sialidase family protein, with the protein MIKLVFSRFFTLLAITSILSACGGGGGSPASPPSITGTAGDGQVQISWTPLNGIYYWIFFTQSNQPFDINNAPNVPQQGFIGASPTYVVGNLTNSLTTSMVANAHSGNVNGPGGPQSNDVIVTPRLAATSWTSQCSGSSCPQSIMNAVAFGDSGSTVLDGSTIHPYVAAGNNGSIYTSPDGLTWTAQPAAALSLCNISTDTLYGVAFNNFTFYVVGSNGALCFNTQSFGNYPQYGLTDVVDLNDNWAPANAVWSPAVTQPDHTTTLYAVGGTEQVFNNNGTSIFVAVGSSGAVWDTTDSQNWLSVASSVSQDLFAVNYTANCGLLTYNYQWIAVGAGGTIIHTTDSSGATSWSAATSPVTSNLRGVACSPNTTLYTYPSNLYVYPPNNTTPIAVVVGDNGTVLTSPDGVTWTSQNSNSSSNVSTVIGTDNLKSVYALNRNLEVRFNNTQFVATSATGNIYTSTDGVTWAKYSVNAGSSLNAITSTSGSNVPNGNFGTVPFSYVAVGSLTANGTTSGFSAISQ; encoded by the coding sequence ATGATTAAGCTTGTGTTTTCCCGGTTTTTTACTCTCTTAGCGATAACCTCTATCCTGTCAGCCTGTGGTGGCGGAGGGGGAAGTCCTGCTTCACCACCTTCAATCACTGGTACAGCAGGTGATGGACAAGTACAAATTAGCTGGACGCCGTTAAATGGAATTTATTATTGGATTTTTTTCACTCAATCCAATCAACCTTTTGACATTAATAACGCGCCCAATGTCCCTCAACAAGGTTTTATTGGCGCATCACCTACCTATGTAGTGGGCAACTTAACCAACAGTTTAACCACGAGTATGGTAGCTAATGCTCACTCAGGGAATGTCAATGGACCTGGGGGGCCTCAGTCCAATGATGTAATTGTAACCCCTCGATTGGCTGCCACCAGTTGGACGAGTCAATGCAGTGGTTCAAGCTGCCCACAGAGCATCATGAATGCAGTAGCCTTTGGTGACTCAGGATCAACAGTGCTGGATGGCTCGACTATTCATCCATATGTTGCTGCAGGCAATAATGGATCAATTTATACCAGTCCTGATGGCTTAACTTGGACTGCGCAACCTGCTGCGGCATTATCTCTTTGCAATATCAGTACCGATACCTTGTATGGGGTGGCCTTTAATAACTTTACCTTTTATGTGGTGGGCAGTAATGGGGCGCTGTGTTTTAATACGCAAAGCTTTGGCAATTATCCACAATATGGCTTAACAGACGTCGTGGATCTCAATGATAATTGGGCCCCTGCCAATGCAGTATGGAGTCCTGCCGTGACACAACCCGACCATACGACGACCCTGTATGCTGTTGGTGGAACCGAGCAGGTTTTCAATAACAACGGTACTAGTATTTTTGTGGCAGTGGGTAGTTCGGGTGCGGTTTGGGATACCACTGATTCGCAAAATTGGCTAAGTGTTGCCTCCTCGGTCAGTCAAGATTTATTTGCCGTTAACTACACGGCGAACTGTGGACTACTGACCTATAACTATCAGTGGATAGCGGTGGGTGCGGGGGGGACCATTATTCATACCACAGATTCATCGGGAGCCACCTCTTGGTCGGCGGCCACCAGTCCCGTGACTAGTAACCTGCGGGGTGTCGCCTGTAGTCCAAATACTACGCTGTATACTTACCCCAGCAATCTGTATGTTTACCCCCCCAACAATACGACTCCTATAGCTGTTGTGGTAGGAGACAATGGGACGGTATTAACAAGTCCCGATGGGGTTACGTGGACTTCGCAAAACAGTAACAGTAGTTCTAATGTATCCACGGTCATTGGCACAGACAATTTAAAGTCAGTCTATGCTTTGAATAGGAACTTAGAGGTGCGCTTTAACAATACCCAATTTGTGGCAACCAGTGCCACAGGGAATATTTATACCAGTACCGATGGAGTTACTTGGGCTAAGTATTCTGTGAATGCCGGTTCCAGCCTCAATGCGATTACGTCAACCTCAGGCAGTAACGTTCCTAATGGTAATTTTGGTACGGTGCCTTTCTCCTATGTGGCAGTAGGATCGCTAACTGCTAATGGAACCACCTCTGGGTTCAGTGCCATTTCTCAGTAA
- the gspF gene encoding type II secretion system inner membrane protein GspF encodes MALFNFAGVDQSGGEHNGTLEADTLRHARSLLKSRGIVAIQVNEVKSQHKQTRYLGLFKKKLSASDRVLFLRQLASLLNAGIALDEALGTLARETEKPYVGQIILAMRSSIVAGSTLGNAFRDQSAHFPETLVALVSAGEQTGQLGYVMEKVADYAESRDQLNQKVLMALAYPAIVSFVAVGIVAFLMTHVVPQVVSVFIHNHQSLPLLTRIMIYVSDGLVNWGWLILLGIVLLVVVMRQLLRQPALRLIWDQYLLDIPLVGRLVRGYNTERFASTLAILVNSGVPILAALIGAADTLNNTALKNTITDAASRVREGSGLSRALAVYKQFPPILLQLIQSGESTGRLSEMLSRAAQTESRDLERRLLLMTTLLEPLLILFMGLVVATIVLAVMMPIMEINQMIH; translated from the coding sequence ATGGCGCTGTTTAATTTTGCGGGGGTCGATCAGAGCGGGGGGGAGCATAACGGAACTCTCGAAGCCGATACTCTGCGTCATGCCAGGTCTTTATTAAAGTCTCGTGGTATTGTTGCCATTCAAGTAAATGAAGTTAAGTCTCAGCACAAACAAACCCGCTACCTTGGATTGTTTAAAAAAAAGCTCTCCGCCAGCGACCGTGTCTTATTTCTCCGTCAACTAGCGAGTCTGCTTAACGCAGGCATCGCATTAGATGAAGCCTTGGGGACTTTAGCTCGGGAGACAGAAAAACCTTACGTGGGTCAGATTATTCTTGCTATGCGCTCGTCGATTGTGGCAGGTTCCACCTTAGGTAATGCTTTTAGGGATCAATCAGCTCATTTTCCAGAAACCTTGGTGGCCTTAGTGAGCGCCGGTGAGCAAACCGGTCAGTTAGGTTACGTGATGGAAAAAGTAGCGGATTATGCGGAATCTCGCGATCAACTTAACCAAAAAGTACTAATGGCCTTAGCCTATCCTGCTATTGTGTCTTTTGTGGCCGTGGGTATTGTGGCTTTTTTAATGACTCATGTGGTGCCACAGGTGGTTTCTGTATTTATCCATAACCATCAGAGTTTACCCCTTCTCACGCGCATCATGATTTATGTGTCCGATGGCTTGGTTAACTGGGGTTGGCTTATTCTTTTGGGTATAGTGTTATTGGTTGTGGTGATGAGACAACTGTTACGTCAACCGGCCCTTCGCCTGATATGGGATCAATATTTATTAGATATTCCACTAGTAGGTCGTTTGGTAAGAGGCTACAATACTGAGCGTTTTGCCAGCACACTGGCTATTTTGGTGAATAGTGGCGTCCCTATTCTGGCCGCATTAATCGGTGCTGCTGACACGCTAAACAACACCGCTTTAAAAAACACCATCACAGATGCCGCCTCCAGAGTTCGTGAGGGTAGCGGTTTATCTCGCGCACTCGCTGTTTATAAACAATTCCCACCTATCTTATTACAACTCATTCAATCGGGTGAGAGTACGGGTCGTTTATCAGAAATGCTTTCTAGGGCGGCGCAAACGGAGTCAAGGGATCTGGAGAGGCGCTTATTATTAATGACAACTCTACTTGAGCCCTTGCTTATTTTGTTCATGGGACTCGTGGTGGCTACTATTGTATTAGCGGTCATGATGCCCATAATGGAAATCAACCAAATGATTCATTAA